A genomic segment from Enoplosus armatus isolate fEnoArm2 chromosome 12, fEnoArm2.hap1, whole genome shotgun sequence encodes:
- the epcam gene encoding epithelial cell adhesion molecule yields MKIWIALVLVAFAAGASAQSCSCATMKWATCDGTPCTCNVLVGNNVKQTLNCNALIPKCFLMKAEMYRAKKGLDTRTLGGKPVETAFVDNDGIYDPDCENDGKFKAKQCNNTEECWCVNSAGVRRTDKGDKTLKCEKLVETYWVRLQLTHKPVNGSVDETKLKAAIADAIHKRYVNFNKDMVKEIQYDPKARMILVDVKKPIGDRKSDLTHMAYYMEKDVKVLPLFKNQEKFEPTVSSQKLEMDNILVYYVDEEAPTFTMKNLSGGIIAVIVVVVLAVVAGLLVLFFARKRQNQRYNKAQQREMEAM; encoded by the exons ATGAAAATCTGGATTGCTCTCGTGCTCGTTGCCTTCGCGGCGGGAGCCTCGGCTCAAAGCT GTTCATGTGCTACTATGAAGTGGGCCACCTGTGATGGAACTCCATGTACTTGTAACGTTTTGGTCGGCAACAACGTGAAGCAAACCCTGAACTGCAACGCAC TGATCCCCAAGTGCTTCTTGATGAAGGCGGAGATGTACAGAGCTAAAAAGGGCCTGGACACCCGTACACTGGGAGGAAAGCCAGTGGAGACTGCCTTCGTGGACAACGACGGCATCTACGACCCAGACTGCGAGAACGACGGCAAATTCAAGGCCAAGCAGTGCAACAACACCGAGGAGTGCTGGTGCGTCAACAGCGCTGGCGTCCGCCGAACTGACAAGGGAGACAAGACTCTCAAGTGTgagaagctggtggagacctA CTGGGTCCGTCTTCAGCTGACACACAAACCAGTGAACGGGTCAGTGGATGAAACCAAATTGAAGGC TGCCATTGCGGATGCCATTCACAAACGTTATGTGAACTTTAACAAGGACATGGTGAAGGAGATCCAG TATGACCCAAAGGCCCGCATGATTTTGGTGGATGTGAAGAAGCCAATAGGAGACCGCAAGAGTGACCTGACCCACATGGCCTACTACATGGAGAAGGAT GTGAAGGTGCTGCCCCTGTTCAAGAACCAGGAGAAGTTTGAGCCCACTGTGAGTAGCCAGAAGTTGGAAATGGACAACATCCTGGTGTACTATGTGGACGAGGAGGCCCCAACTTTCACCATGAAGAACCTGTCCGGGGGGATCATCGCCGTCAtcgtggtggtggtgctggctGTGGTGGCCGGCCTGCTGGTCCTG TTCTTCGCCAGAAAGCGACAGAATCAGCGGTACAACAAAGCTCAG caaagagagatggaggccaTGTGA
- the plekhh2 gene encoding pleckstrin homology domain-containing family H member 2, with the protein MAEGEEAMSQEDWKEKCMVLEALLVKFRVQIIKIRELTADKIQQLETQVIDAEKRAFTAHQQVQWMEEKLKAPDSQSGDSEVRLFQRCQELQASVQEKEDVIAQLEQQLEEQKQIRLQDAKTVEEKAAKIKEWVMLKLSEFEVENAALRETNKQQEAQIGELQKQVQAFEQKCGGGGRGVLCRPGEAHRLSSLTFGCFQVRGKSPQVLTGPEPSRRTLSTQGEAEGRDKTEKSNKQTASSGTDGDVQRPVQTLEDDSASESLGESACGPELSSAASEGEGGGGCEGRGGGGACGLEFSRPGSETYLTASDDSSSLFDDDMQRAERPRFSLLGSSDGTLGGCKEGEGGAHRAKLDDCSSEELNKRFQSQRLDSSSSSSEPNTPSPILTPALTPKRPNPPQDPRDDPASPKQPRLRTPAGFGLMNAALAKKHLSQPPISSEAAHGHTRNALSMLRPLRPQETDLDQEQAVGMETGGDTPPQVLPSSQAAPPFPPLQNSPGPPEPGAEKQDCDGSAPGGKPPTPPLHRLPSWESRIYAVAKSGIRLSETSCTDPASKDPSLQSSYPAFVMYTSLIYKNMTAPVYNTLKGKATLLSSSPFSDESSSSEESSSSGEEDGSLCSPHSSSSSRKDGSPGSPRSLKRAVSMSSMTSESDYAIPPDAYSTDTECSEPEQKLPKTCSSAGDNGKSEPMEKSGYLLKMVKTWKKTWKRRWFVLKDGELLYYKSPSDVIRKPQGQMEVNATSSIARGEGKQVLQIVTGKRVYYLKADSPNLLEEWLRVLQSVLRVKAASPLFTQPDIRPGMKGLLIKVKHGYSKRVWCALIGKTLYYFRSQEDKFPLGQIKLWDARVEEVDRSRDSDDDLQSCGRGLQAAPFTIAVHPQEQGPTYLLIESRHEKDSWLYHLSVAAGTTVGKVGTEFEQLVGKLFQLDGDPNSQIWRHPMLCFSKEALSSPLTTLPSQALQTEAVKLFKTCQLFINVAIDAPAIDYHVSLAQSALQVCLAHAELQNEFFCQLIKQTRRRQPHGHPGPLQGWQFLALCVGLFLPQHPFLWLLQAHLKRHGDSRTEVGKYAIYCQRSMERTQQKGERQARPSRMEILSILLRNPYHHSLPFSVPVHFLNNTYQVVSFDASTTVDEFQCRLNQDTGMRKTGLSGFSLYTDDPTGRELEHCLQGAIKICDIISKWEQASKEQHTGKSENTRTVRLTYKSRLYFSLQVRGESERERLLLAYQTNEAIVAGHFPVNKELALEMAALLAQVDFGDFERPFSAPGSAQTKSNQTLKQVLDRFYPKHYRRTASEEQLRQLLQRLSARWASLRGRSSSECVRIYLTVARKWPFFGAKLFEAESVTPSPEQGGRVWLAVHEDGISVLEHNSVKPLASHSYKSLMTFGGCKQDFMLVVGQSVSTNTSKDKPTEKHLFAMDASKIREITLLISGYINSAHQQKAAAHHLSAPALMVAQPVSLKSKELRSKSPPALGRPSKTPTLL; encoded by the exons ATCCAACAATTGGAGACGCAGGTGATCGATGCGGAAAAACGGGCCTTCACCGCTCACCAGCAG GTGCAGTGGatggaggagaagctgaaggCTCCGGACAGTCAGTCCGGAGACTCAGAGGTGCGTTTGTTTCAGCGGTGCCAGGAGCTGCAGGCGTCGgtgcaggagaaggaggacgTCATCgcccagctggagcagcagctggaggagcag AAACAGATCCGACTTCAGGATGCCAAAACGGTGGAGGAGAAAGCAGCTAAGATCAAGGAATGGGTGATGCTAAAGTTGTCAGAG tttgAGGTGGAGAACGCAGCATTAAGAGAAACCAACAAGCAACAGGAGGCTCAGATTGGGGAATTACAGAAACAAGTGCAGG CCTTTGAGCAGAAGTGTGGCGGCGGTGGACGAGGGGTCCTGTGCAGACCAGGGGAGGCCCATCGTCTCAGCAGCCTGACGTTTGGCTGTTTCCAGGTGAGGGGGAAGAGCCCCCAGGTCCTTACGGGACCAGAACCCTCCCGGAGGACCCTCAGCACccagggagaggcagagggaagaGATAAAACTG AGAAGAGCAATAAGCAGACGGCCTCCTCAGGGACAGACGGCGACGTCCAGAGGCCTGTCCAGACTCTGGAGGACGACAGTGCGTCTGAGAGCCTGGGTGAGAGTGCATGTGGACCTGAGCTCTCCAGCGCCGCGtcggagggggagggaggggggggatgtgagggcagaggaggaggtggagcgtGCGGTCTGGAGTTCAGCCGCCCCGGCAGCGAGACCTACCTGACGGCTTCGGACgacagcagctctctgtttgACGACGACATGCAGCGTGCTGAGAGGCCCCGCTTCAGCCTGCTGGGCTCATCGGACGGGACGCTGGGGGGGTGtaaggagggggaggggggggcacacaGGGCCAAGCTGGATGACTGCTCCTCTGAGGAGCTCAACAAACGCTTCCAGTCGCAGAGGCTTGACTCTTCGTCATCCTCCAGCGAACCCAACACCCCCAGCCCCATCCTCACCCCGGCCCTCACCCCTAAACGGCCCAACCCGCCCCAGGACCCAAGGGACGACCCCGCCTCGCCCAAACAGCCCCGGCTGCGCACCCCGGCGGGGTTCGGGCTGATGAACGCGGCCCTGGCCAAGAAACACCTGAGCCAGCCACCGATCAGCAGCGAGGCGGCGCACGGACACACGCGCAACGCTCTCAGCATGCTGCGCCCCCTCCGGCCACAGGAGACAGACCTCGACCAGGAGCAGGCGGTTGGCATGGAGACGGGCGGGGACACGCCTCCTCAAGTCCTCCCCAGCTCGCAAGCTGCGCCTCCCTTTCCACCCTTGCAGAACTCACCTGGTCCACCTGAACCTGGTGCAGAGAAGCAAGACTGTGACGGCTCAGCACCTGGCGGCAAACCTCCTACACCCCCTTTACACAGGCTGCCCTCCTGG GAGAGTCGTATCTACGCTGTGGCTAAATCAGGAATCAGACTGTCTGAGACGTCCTGCACAGACCCTGCCAGCAAAG ACCCCTCCCTCCAGTCCTCTTATCCTGCCTTTGTAATGTACACGTCCCTCATCTATAAAAACATGACCGCACCGGTTTACAATACTCTGAAGGGG AAAGCCACTCTGCTGAGCAGCAGTCCCTTCTCGGACGAGTCGTCCAGCTCCGAGGAGTCATCCAGTTCGGGGGAGGAGGACGGCTCCCTCTGCAGCCCccacagctcctccagctcccgcAAGGACGGCAGCCCAGGCAGCCCGCGCTCCCTCAAGAGAG ctgtgtcCATGTCCTCAATGACGTCAGAGAGCGACTACGCCATCCCCCCCGACGCCTACTCCACCGACACAGAGTGCTCTGAGCCGGAGCAAAAACTGCCCAAGACCTGCTCCTCAGCCGGCGACAACGGCAAGAGT GAGCCGATGGAGAAGTCGGGCTACCTGTTGAAAATGGTGAAGACCTGGAAGAAGACTTGGAAGAGACGCTGGTTTGTCCTCAAAGACGGAGAGCTGCTCTACTACAAGTCGCCT AGTGACGTCATCAGGAAACCTCAGGGTCAGATGGAGGTCAACGCCACCAGCAGCATCGCCCGCGGAGAGGGAAAACAAGTCCTCCAG ATCGTGACAGGGAAGCGCGTGTACTACCTGAAGGCGGACTCTCCTAACCTGCTGGAGGAGTGGCTCAGGGTGCTGCAGAGCGTGCTCAGGGTGAAAGCTGCCAGTCCTCTGTTCACCCAGCCGGACATTCGCCCCGGCATGAAGGGACTGCTCATCAAG GTGAAGCACGGCTACTCCAAGCGGGTTTGGTGCGCTCTGATTGGCAAGACCTTGTACTATTTCCGCAGCCAAGAGGACAAG ttCCCCCTGGGCCAGATCAAGCTGTGGGATGCccgggtggaggaggtggacagGTCCAGAGATTCGGACGACGACCTTCAGTCGTGTGGGCGGGGCTTACAGGCGGCACCTTTCACCATCGCCGTCCACCCGCAGGAGCAAGGGCCGACCTACCTGCTCATCGAGTCCCGCCACGAAAAG gaCTCGTGGCTGTACCACCTGTCTGTGGCAGCGGGAACCACAGTGGGCAAAGTGGGCACTGAGTTCGAACAACTGGTGGGAAAACTCTTCCAGCTGGACGGAGATCCAA aCTCTCAGATCTGGAGACATCCCATGTTGTGCTTCAGTAAGGAAGCTCTGTCGTCTCCTCTCACCACGCTGCCTTCACAAGCTCTGCAGACAGAGGCCGTCAAGCTCTTtaag acctgTCAGCTTTTCATCAACGTGGCCATCGATGCTCCGGCCATCGACTACCACGTCTCACTGGCCCAGAGTGCTCTGCAGGTGTGTCTGGCCCATGCCGAGCTCCAGAATGAGTTCTTCTGCCAGCTCATTAAGCAGACGCGCAGGAGGCAGCCGCACGGCCACCCGGGACCCCTGCAG GGTTGGCAGTTTCTAGCCTTGTGTGTGGGACTGTTTCTGCCCCAGCATCCTTTCCTCTGGCTGCTCCAGGCTCACCTCAAGAGACACGGGGACTCCAG GACTGAGGTGGGTAAGTATGCCATCTACTGCCAGCGCTCTATGGAGCGGACCCAGCAGAAGGGCGAGCGGCAGGCCAGGCCGTCCCGCATGGAGATCCTGTCGATCCTGCTGAGGAATCCCTACCATCACTCCCTGCCATTCAGCGTGCCCGTGCACTTCCTCAATAACACCTACCAG GTGGTGAGCTTCGATGCCTCGACCACAGTGGACGAGTTCCAGTGTCGCCTCAACCAGGACACCGGCATGAGGAAAACGGGGCTCTCCGGGTTCAGCTTGTACACTGACGACCCCACTGGACGAGAGCTGGAACACTGCCTGCAAGGAGCCATCAAg ATTTGTGACATTATCTCCAAATGGGAGCAAGCCTCCAAGGAGCAGCACACCGGCAAGTCTGAAAACACCAGGACCGTCCGCCTCACCTACAAGAGCAG GCTGTACTTCTCTCTCCAGGTCAGGGGggagtcagagagggagaggttgCTGCTGGCTTATCAGACAAATGAGGCCATCGTAGCGGGACACTTCCCTGTCAACAAGGAACTGGCTCTGGAAATGGCTGCCCTGCTGGCCcag gtggaCTTTGGGGATTTTGAGCGTCCCTTCTCTGCTCCTGGATCAGCCCAGACCAAGTCTAACCAAACCCTGAAACAGGTTCTGGACAGATTTTACCCTAAACATTACCGCAGGACCGCATCTGAGGAGCAGCTCAG ACAACTGCTGCAGCGTCTCTCTGCCCGCTGGGCCTCCCTCAGGGGTCGAAGTTCATCAGAGTGTGTCAGGATCTACCTGACCGTTGCCAGGAAGTGGCCTTTCTTTGGTGCCAAATTATTTGAAGCAGAG tccGTCACTCCCTCTCCGGAGCAGGGTGGACGTGTTTGGCTGGCGGTGCATGAAGACGGTATCAGCGTTCTGGAGCACAACTCTGTC AAACCGCTGGCGTCCCACTCCTACAAGAGCCTGATGACGTTTGGAGGCTGCAAACAGGACTTCATGCTGGTTGTGGGACAGAGCGTCAGCACCAACACAAGCAaagacaaacccacagagaaacaTCTGTTCGCCATGGACGCCTCCAAG ATCAGGGAGATCACCCTCCTCATCTCCGGCTACATCAACAGTGCTCATCAGCAGAAGGCCGCCGCCCACCACCTCTCTGCCCCGGCGCTGATGGTGGCCCAGCCCGTCAGTCTGAAGAGCAAAGAGCTGAGGAGCAAATCCCCACCAGCGCTGGGACGCCCCAGCAAGACCCCCACGCTGCTGTGA